A portion of the Gossypium arboreum isolate Shixiya-1 chromosome 8, ASM2569848v2, whole genome shotgun sequence genome contains these proteins:
- the LOC108469153 gene encoding geraniol 8-hydroxylase-like, producing MDTFSWLVCLVLFLFLFQLSRKLGRTNRLPPGPPAIPIFGNLFQLGDKPHRTLAELAKVHGDIMTVKFGQTTTIVLSSETMAKEILQTHDAISCNRTVPDALHALHHHEAGIAWMPVSTTWRNLRKICNLHIFASQKLDANQHLRRNKIEQLLADVGDSSRIGESIEISTVAFKTTLNLISNTIFSVDYADSSSNTALEFREILQVIKEELGKANFGDLFPTLAKLDLQGIRRRMAIHSKKMMNIFDKEIDKRLELRKMNDYIPAQDFLDTLLQISEDDNEELDRNLIKHLFFDLFTAGTDTVTSTLEWAMAELLHNPKALQEVRRGLQQIIGKGNVLEESNVTRLPYLQAIVKETLRLHPPVPFLLPRKAEVDIKIHDFVIPKGAQVLINAWAIGRDPNFWEEPELFSLERFIESEIDVKGTNFGLIPFGGGRRICPGLQLAIRMLPLMLGTLIHSFDWELEDGVTPQSLNMDETYGLILQKTQPLKVIPRSI from the exons ATGGATACTTTCAGTTGGTTAGTGTGCCTTGTTTTGTTCTTGTTCTTGTTCCAACTCTCAAGGAAATTGGGAAGAACCAACAGGCTTCCACCTGGTCCACCTGCAATTCCAATCTTCGGAAACCTCTTCCAGCTTGGTGATAAACCCCATAGGACCCTTGCAGAACTTGCAAAGGTTCATGGGGACATCATGACTGTGAAATTTGGCCAAACCACTACTATAGTTTTGTCATCTGAAACCATGGCCAAAGAAATCCTCCAAACGCATGACGCAATATCTTGTAATCGAACCGTTCCTGATGCCCTTCATGCCCTTCATCACCACGAAGCCGGAATAGCTTGGATGCCTGTTTCAACCACATGGAGAAATCTTAGGAAAATCTGCAACTTGCACATTTTCGCTAGTCAGAAACTTGACGCTAACCAACACTTGCGGCGTAACAAAATAGAACAACTCCTTGCTGATGTTGGTGATAGTTCCCGCATCGGAGAATCGATAGAGATATCCACTGTTGCTTTCAAAACTACGCTTAATCTTATATCCAATACTATTTTCTCCGTCGATTATGCCGACTCTTCTTCTAATACTGCCCTGGAATTCAGAGAAATTTTACAGGTTATCAAGGAAGAGTTGGGAAAAGCCAATTTTGGTGATCTTTTTCCTACTCTAGCTAAACTTGACTTGCAAGGCATAAGGCGTCGCATGGCAATTCATTCTAAGAAGATGATGAATATTTTTGATAAAGAGATTGATAAGCGGTTGGAGTTGAGAAAGATGAATGATTATATACCAGCTCAAGATTTTTTGGATACTCTTCTCCAAATCAGTGAAGATGATAACGAAGAGCTTGATAGAAATCTGATAAAACATTTGTTTTTT GATTTGTTCACTGCAGGAACGGATACAGTTACAAGTACACTGGAATGGGCAATGGCGGAATTACTCCATAACCCAAAAGCTTTACAGGAAGTCCGAAGAGGACTACAACAAATAATTGGCAAAGGGAACGTACTGGAGGAATCTAATGTTACTCGTTTACCTTATTTGCAAGCAATTGTCAAGGAAACGTTGAGATTGCATCCTCCAGTTCCTTTCTTACTTCCTCGAAAAGCTGAAGTAGATATCAAGATTCACGACTTCGTCATTCCAAAGGGTGCACAGGTGTTGATCAATGCATGGGCTATAGGCAGAGATCCTAATTTCTGGGAGGAGCCTGAATTGTTTAGTTTAGAGAGGTTCATAGAATCAGAAATTGATGTTAAAGGAACGAACTTTGGATTGATTCCATTTGGGGGAGGGCGACGAATTTGCCCTGGATTACAATTGGCCATTAGAATGTTGCCCTTAATGCTGGGTACACTTATTCATTCATTTGATTGGGAACTTGAAGATGGAGTCACACCTCAAAGTTTAAACATGGATGAAACGTACGGTCTTATTTTACAGAAAACTCAACCATTAAAAGTTATCCCTCGTtcgatttaa